A genome region from Mycolicibacterium litorale includes the following:
- the rplV gene encoding 50S ribosomal protein L22: MSTTIEYPSATAVARYVGISASKARRVIDLVRGKSVEEALDILRWAPQQASEPVAKVIASAAANAQNNDGLDPATLVVATIHADEGPTAKRIRPRAQGRAFRIRKRTSHITVIVESRPTREGRRGAAGEAAGGARARRAQGSKAAAAKKAPAKTTEASEEAKGGSQ; encoded by the coding sequence ATGAGTACCACCATCGAATATCCGTCAGCGACGGCAGTCGCCCGCTACGTGGGCATCTCGGCGAGCAAGGCCCGCCGGGTCATCGACCTGGTCCGGGGCAAGAGCGTCGAGGAAGCCCTCGACATCCTGCGGTGGGCGCCTCAGCAGGCTTCTGAGCCGGTCGCCAAGGTGATCGCCAGCGCTGCCGCCAACGCGCAGAACAACGACGGCCTCGACCCGGCGACGCTGGTGGTCGCGACCATCCACGCCGATGAGGGCCCGACCGCCAAGCGCATCCGTCCGCGCGCCCAGGGGCGTGCGTTCCGGATCCGCAAGCGCACCAGCCACATCACCGTGATCGTGGAGAGCCGCCCGACCCGTGAGGGTCGCCGCGGCGCCGCAGGCGAGGCCGCGGGAGGCGCACGCGCGCGTCGCGCCCAGGGCAGCAAGGCCGCCGCCGCCAAGAAGGCCCCCGC
- the rpsS gene encoding 30S ribosomal protein S19, with amino-acid sequence MPRSLKKGPFVDDHLLKKVDVQNEKNTKQVIKTWSRRSTIIPDFIGHTFAVHDGRKHVPVFVTEAMVGHKLGEFAPTRTFKGHIKDDRKSKRR; translated from the coding sequence ATGCCACGCAGCCTGAAGAAAGGCCCGTTCGTCGACGACCATCTGCTGAAGAAGGTGGACGTCCAGAACGAGAAGAACACGAAGCAGGTCATCAAGACCTGGTCGCGTCGGTCGACCATCATCCCCGACTTCATCGGGCACACCTTTGCGGTCCACGACGGCCGCAAGCACGTGCCGGTGTTCGTCACCGAGGCGATGGTCGGGCACAAGCTGGGCGAGTTCGCCCCCACCCGCACCTTCAAGGGTCACATCAAGGATGACCGGAAGAGCAAGAGGCGATGA
- the rplB gene encoding 50S ribosomal protein L2, whose translation MAIRKYKPTTPGRRGASVSDFAEITRSTPEKSLVRPLHGKGGRNAHGRITTRHKGGGHKRAYRVIDFRRHDKDGVDAKVAHIEYDPNRTANIALLHYLDGEKRYIIAPQGLKQGAIVESGANADIKPGNNLPLRNIPAGTVIHAVELRPGGGAKLARSAGVSIQLLGKEGTYASLRMPSGEIRRVDVRCRATVGEVGNAEQANINWGKAGRMRWKGKRPTVRGVVMNPVDHPHGGGEGKTSGGRHPVSPWGKPEGRTRKPNKPSDKLIVRRRRTGKKR comes from the coding sequence ATGGCAATTCGCAAGTACAAGCCGACGACCCCGGGTCGCCGCGGTGCCAGCGTCTCCGATTTCGCCGAGATCACTCGCTCGACCCCGGAGAAGTCGCTGGTCCGTCCGCTGCACGGTAAGGGCGGACGCAACGCGCACGGCCGGATCACCACCCGGCACAAGGGTGGTGGCCACAAGCGCGCCTACCGCGTGATCGACTTCCGTCGCCACGACAAGGACGGCGTCGACGCCAAGGTCGCACACATCGAGTACGACCCGAACCGCACCGCGAACATCGCACTGCTGCACTACCTGGACGGCGAGAAGCGCTACATCATCGCGCCGCAGGGTCTCAAGCAGGGCGCGATCGTGGAGTCCGGCGCCAACGCCGACATCAAGCCCGGCAACAACCTGCCGCTGCGCAACATCCCCGCCGGCACCGTGATCCACGCCGTCGAGTTGCGGCCCGGTGGCGGCGCGAAGCTGGCCCGCTCGGCCGGCGTCAGCATCCAGCTGCTGGGCAAGGAAGGCACCTACGCCTCCCTGCGTATGCCGTCCGGTGAGATCCGTCGCGTCGACGTGCGCTGCCGCGCCACCGTCGGCGAGGTCGGCAACGCCGAACAGGCCAACATCAACTGGGGTAAAGCCGGCCGTATGCGCTGGAAGGGCAAGCGCCCCACCGTCCGTGGTGTCGTGATGAACCCGGTGGACCACCCGCACGGTGGTGGTGAGGGTAAGACCTCCGGCGGCCGCCACCCGGTCAGCCCGTGGGGTAAGCCCGAAGGCCGCACCCGCAAGCCGAACAAGCCGAGCGACAAGCTCATCGTCCGACGCCGGCGCACCGGCAAGAAGCGCTAG
- the rplW gene encoding 50S ribosomal protein L23: MATVTDPRDIILAPVISEKSYGLIEDNVYTFIVHPDSNKTQIKIAIEKIFKVKVDSVNTANRQGKRKRTRTGYGQRKSTKRAIVTLAAGSKPIDLFGAPA; encoded by the coding sequence ATGGCAACCGTGACTGATCCCCGCGACATCATCCTGGCGCCGGTCATCTCCGAGAAGTCCTACGGACTGATCGAGGACAACGTCTACACGTTCATCGTGCACCCGGACTCGAACAAGACCCAGATCAAGATCGCTATCGAGAAGATCTTCAAGGTCAAGGTCGATTCGGTGAACACGGCCAACCGGCAGGGCAAGCGCAAGCGCACCCGCACCGGGTACGGCCAGCGCAAGAGCACCAAGCGCGCCATCGTCACCCTGGCCGCGGGAAGCAAGCCGATCGACCTGTTCGGAGCACCGGCCTGA
- the rplD gene encoding 50S ribosomal protein L4, which translates to MATTIEVKTPAGTTDGNVELPAELFDVEANIALMHQVVTAQLAAARQGTHSTKTRGEVSGGGKKPYRQKGTGRARQGSTRAPQFTGGGTVHGPKPRDYSQRTPKKMIAAALRGALSDRARNGRIHAVTELVEGQTPSTKSAKAFLSTLLSERTAENSKVLIVIGRTDETGVRSVRNLPGVHVITPDQLNTYDVLKADDVVFSVEALNAYISAQTARTEKEGATA; encoded by the coding sequence ATGGCAACCACAATTGAGGTCAAGACGCCGGCCGGCACCACCGACGGAAACGTCGAGCTGCCCGCCGAGCTGTTCGACGTCGAGGCCAACATCGCGCTGATGCACCAGGTCGTCACCGCGCAGCTGGCCGCGGCGCGGCAGGGCACGCACTCGACCAAGACCCGCGGTGAGGTCTCCGGCGGCGGCAAGAAGCCGTACCGGCAGAAGGGCACCGGCCGGGCCCGCCAGGGTTCGACCCGCGCACCGCAGTTCACCGGTGGTGGCACCGTCCACGGCCCGAAGCCGCGCGACTACAGCCAGCGCACCCCGAAGAAGATGATCGCCGCCGCCCTGCGCGGGGCGCTCTCGGACCGGGCGCGCAACGGCCGTATCCACGCGGTCACCGAGCTGGTGGAGGGGCAGACCCCGTCGACCAAGAGCGCCAAGGCGTTCCTGTCGACGCTTCTGTCCGAGCGCACGGCCGAGAACAGCAAGGTGCTGATCGTCATCGGTCGCACCGATGAGACCGGCGTGCGCAGCGTGCGCAACCTGCCCGGCGTGCACGTGATCACGCCGGATCAGCTCAACACCTACGACGTGCTCAAGGCCGACGACGTGGTGTTCAGCGTCGAGGCTCTGAACGCCTACATCAGCGCGCAGACCGCACGCACTGAAAAGGAAGGTGCAACGGCCTGA
- the rplC gene encoding 50S ribosomal protein L3: protein MARKGILGTKLGMTQVFDENNKVVPVTVVKAGPNVVTRIRTPERDGYSAVQIAYGEISPRKVTKPVTGQFAAAGVNPRRHLAELRLDDESATADYEVGQELTAEVFAEGAYVDVTGTSKGKGFAGTMKRHGFRGQGAAHGAQAVHRRPGSIGGCATPGRVFKGTRMSGRMGSDRVTTQNLLVHKVDAANGVLLIKGAIPGRNGGLVMVRSAIKRGEK from the coding sequence ATGGCACGTAAAGGCATTCTGGGCACCAAGCTGGGCATGACGCAGGTGTTCGACGAGAACAACAAGGTCGTCCCGGTGACGGTCGTCAAAGCCGGCCCGAACGTCGTGACCCGAATCCGTACCCCCGAGCGCGACGGCTACAGCGCGGTGCAGATCGCCTACGGCGAGATCAGCCCGCGCAAGGTCACCAAGCCGGTGACCGGTCAGTTCGCCGCTGCCGGCGTCAACCCGCGCCGCCACCTCGCCGAGCTCCGGCTCGACGACGAGTCGGCCACCGCCGACTACGAGGTCGGCCAGGAGCTCACGGCGGAGGTCTTCGCCGAGGGCGCCTACGTCGACGTCACCGGCACCAGCAAGGGCAAGGGCTTCGCGGGCACGATGAAGCGGCACGGCTTCCGTGGCCAGGGCGCCGCGCACGGCGCCCAGGCCGTGCACCGCCGCCCCGGTTCGATCGGTGGCTGCGCCACCCCGGGCCGCGTCTTCAAGGGCACCCGCATGTCGGGCCGCATGGGTAGCGACCGGGTGACGACGCAGAACCTGCTCGTACACAAGGTCGATGCCGCGAACGGCGTGCTGCTGATCAAGGGCGCCATCCCCGGCCGCAACGGTGGACTGGTGATGGTCCGCAGCGCAATCAAGCGAGGCGAGAAGTAA
- the rpsJ gene encoding 30S ribosomal protein S10: MAGQKIRIRLKAYDHEAIDASARKIVETVTRTGASVVGPVPLPTEKNVYCVIRSPHKYKDSREHFEMRTHKRLIDILDPTPKTVDALMRIDLPASVDVNIQ, from the coding sequence GTGGCGGGACAAAAGATCCGCATCAGGCTCAAGGCCTACGACCACGAGGCCATCGACGCCTCGGCGCGCAAGATCGTGGAGACGGTCACCCGTACCGGTGCCAGCGTGGTGGGCCCCGTGCCGTTGCCGACCGAGAAGAACGTGTACTGCGTCATCCGCTCACCGCACAAGTACAAGGACTCGCGGGAGCACTTCGAGATGCGTACGCACAAGCGGTTGATCGACATCCTCGACCCGACGCCGAAGACCGTCGACGCGCTCATGCGCATCGACCTCCCGGCCAGCGTCGACGTGAACATCCAGTAG
- a CDS encoding carboxylesterase/lipase family protein: MRALTWLTVAVLLSACVRGEGPTAPSGAPPADPAVVHTASGALRGTVAADHRLFAGIPYAAPPVGPLRFRPPEAAPAWQGERQATRSGPRCLQDPGSDPEFGRQTDEDCLTLDIWTPPVSDEKRPVMVWIHGGAFVNGSGAIYDARWLAARGDIVVVSINYRLGTVGFLAHPALGAPGDVGNYGLADQQAALRWVRDHIADFGGDPHRVTVAGESAGGMSVCDHLVAPGSAGLFQAAIIQSAPCQAQAPLPVAEQRSLDYAAGVGCPDPATAAACLRALPADKLRKPVWFVGIGADDLTGPVTGTAALPVDPVRAIADGKAARVPVMIGTNRDEFTLFVALRYLQQGDRYTPDQYPGLLADTFGPDAAQVAARYPIDRYGSVALAYSAAVTDGEFACVADRMAADLARDTPVYAYEFNDRQAPTPEPLRTLPFPVGASHSLELRYLFDVGGAPPLSPEQQTLSEAMIDYWSAFVTEGVPSAGDAPDWPQFGDGSYLSLQPDGSRVTTGFAEEHECAFWSGLRH, from the coding sequence ATGCGGGCGCTGACCTGGCTGACCGTCGCGGTGCTGTTGTCCGCCTGCGTTCGCGGAGAGGGGCCCACCGCACCCTCCGGTGCACCACCCGCCGACCCCGCGGTGGTCCACACCGCCTCAGGTGCGCTGCGGGGCACCGTCGCCGCCGACCACCGCCTGTTCGCCGGCATCCCGTACGCCGCACCGCCGGTGGGACCCCTGCGCTTCCGGCCGCCCGAGGCCGCCCCGGCGTGGCAGGGGGAGCGGCAGGCCACCCGGTCAGGCCCGCGCTGCCTGCAGGACCCGGGCAGCGATCCCGAATTCGGGCGACAGACCGACGAGGACTGTCTGACCCTCGACATCTGGACACCGCCGGTGTCGGACGAGAAGCGCCCGGTGATGGTGTGGATCCACGGCGGCGCGTTCGTCAACGGCAGCGGCGCCATCTACGACGCCCGCTGGCTGGCCGCGCGCGGTGACATCGTCGTCGTCTCCATCAACTACCGGCTCGGCACGGTCGGCTTCCTCGCCCATCCGGCGCTCGGCGCGCCCGGCGACGTCGGCAATTACGGGCTGGCCGACCAGCAGGCCGCGCTGCGCTGGGTGCGTGACCACATCGCCGACTTCGGGGGCGACCCCCACCGCGTCACTGTCGCCGGCGAGTCGGCAGGCGGGATGTCGGTGTGCGACCACCTCGTCGCCCCCGGATCCGCGGGCCTGTTCCAGGCCGCGATCATCCAGAGCGCCCCGTGCCAGGCGCAGGCCCCGCTGCCCGTCGCCGAGCAGCGCAGCCTCGACTACGCCGCCGGCGTCGGGTGCCCGGACCCGGCGACCGCGGCCGCGTGCCTGCGTGCGCTGCCCGCCGACAAGCTGCGCAAACCCGTGTGGTTCGTCGGCATCGGCGCCGACGACCTGACCGGCCCGGTGACCGGAACGGCCGCCCTGCCGGTCGACCCCGTGCGCGCGATCGCCGACGGAAAGGCGGCGCGGGTACCGGTGATGATCGGGACCAACCGCGACGAGTTCACCCTCTTCGTCGCGCTGCGCTATCTGCAGCAGGGGGACCGCTACACCCCCGACCAGTACCCGGGCCTGCTGGCCGACACCTTCGGCCCGGACGCCGCCCAGGTGGCCGCGCGCTACCCGATCGACCGATACGGCAGCGTGGCGCTCGCGTACTCGGCGGCCGTGACCGACGGCGAGTTCGCCTGTGTCGCCGACCGCATGGCCGCCGACCTCGCCCGCGACACCCCCGTCTACGCCTACGAGTTCAACGACCGGCAGGCGCCGACCCCCGAACCGCTGCGCACCCTCCCGTTCCCCGTCGGCGCCAGCCACTCGCTGGAACTGCGCTACCTCTTCGACGTCGGCGGAGCGCCGCCGCTGTCCCCGGAACAGCAGACGCTGTCCGAGGCGATGATCGACTACTGGAGCGCGTTCGTCACCGAAGGCGTCCCGTCGGCCGGTGACGCTCCGGACTGGCCGCAGTTCGGCGACGGGTCCTATCTGTCGCTGCAGCCCGACGGCAGCAGGGTGACGACGGGCTTCGCCGAGGAGCACGAGTGCGCCTTCTGGTCGGGTCTGCGACACTGA
- a CDS encoding cytochrome P450 yields the protein MSTPTMDDAAKVLADPTAYADDQRLHAALRHLRAHNPVALVDNPPYRPFWAITKHEDIMAIERANDLFLSEPRPLLSTAQADDLAKAQLEAGMGLRTLIHMDDPHHRKVRAIGADWFRPKAMRDLKVRVDELAKRYVDRMRDIGPECDFVTEIAVNFPLYVIMSLLGLPEEDFGRMHSLTQEMFGGDDDEYKRGTTPEEQMAVLLDFFSYFSALTASRRANPTDDLASAIANGTVDGEPLSDVDTASYYVIVASAGHDTTKDAISGGLLALIENPGEMQRLKDDPGLMGTAVEEMIRWSTPVKEFMRTAAEDTTVRGVPIAKGESVYLAYVSANRDEDIFDEPFRFDVGRDPNKHLSFGYGVHFCLGAALARMEMNSLFTELLPRLESIELAGPPELSATTFVGGLKHLPIRYQLR from the coding sequence ATGAGCACGCCGACGATGGACGACGCCGCCAAAGTGCTGGCCGATCCGACGGCTTACGCCGACGACCAGCGACTGCATGCGGCGTTGCGTCATCTGCGGGCGCACAACCCGGTCGCCCTGGTCGACAACCCGCCGTACCGGCCGTTCTGGGCGATCACCAAGCACGAAGACATCATGGCGATCGAACGGGCCAACGACCTGTTCCTGTCGGAGCCGCGGCCGCTGCTGTCCACCGCGCAGGCCGACGATCTGGCCAAGGCGCAACTCGAGGCGGGGATGGGTCTGCGCACGCTCATCCACATGGACGACCCGCACCACCGCAAGGTGCGGGCGATCGGCGCCGACTGGTTCCGGCCGAAGGCCATGCGCGATCTGAAGGTGCGCGTCGACGAACTCGCCAAGCGCTACGTCGACCGGATGCGCGACATCGGCCCGGAGTGTGACTTCGTCACCGAGATCGCGGTCAACTTCCCGCTGTACGTGATCATGTCGCTGCTCGGACTGCCCGAAGAGGACTTCGGCCGGATGCACTCGTTGACCCAGGAGATGTTCGGCGGGGACGACGACGAGTACAAGCGGGGCACCACCCCGGAGGAGCAGATGGCGGTGCTGCTCGACTTCTTCTCCTACTTCTCCGCGCTGACCGCGTCGCGGCGGGCGAACCCCACCGACGACCTGGCGTCCGCGATCGCCAACGGCACCGTCGATGGCGAACCCCTGTCCGACGTCGACACCGCCTCCTACTACGTCATCGTCGCGAGCGCGGGCCACGACACCACCAAGGACGCGATCTCGGGCGGGCTACTCGCACTCATCGAGAACCCCGGTGAGATGCAGCGCCTCAAGGACGACCCGGGCCTCATGGGCACCGCGGTCGAGGAGATGATCCGCTGGTCGACTCCGGTCAAGGAGTTCATGCGCACCGCCGCCGAGGACACCACCGTGCGCGGGGTGCCGATCGCGAAGGGCGAATCCGTCTATCTCGCATACGTTTCGGCGAACCGGGACGAGGACATCTTCGACGAGCCGTTCCGCTTCGACGTCGGCCGTGACCCGAACAAGCACCTGTCGTTCGGATACGGCGTGCACTTCTGCCTCGGTGCCGCACTGGCCCGGATGGAGATGAACAGCCTGTTCACCGAACTCCTGCCCCGGCTGGAGTCGATCGAGCTGGCGGGACCGCCCGAGTTGTCGGCGACGACGTTCGTCGGCGGGCTCAAGCACCTGCCGATTCGGTACCAGCTGCGCTGA
- a CDS encoding TetR/AcrR family transcriptional regulator, whose amino-acid sequence MTDASGDPRPARSRARLLEAATALLRSGGPNAVTIDAVTRTANVARATLYRHFASANDLLAAAFQGLLQPAPMPPAEGSLREQLVAVVVGWADPISEVPTTLAAMTWLASGPDLGPWAEVREAETGGAVGSLRERILQVYAAPFDAIFDSPQGAELDLADVDRIQAIALLIGPLILGRLSTLADFDYHACAEAAVDGFLATHGRRRGISAAGTESAGA is encoded by the coding sequence ATGACCGACGCCAGTGGTGACCCGCGTCCCGCGCGTTCGCGTGCCCGCCTGCTCGAAGCCGCGACGGCGCTGCTGCGGTCCGGGGGTCCCAACGCGGTGACGATCGACGCGGTCACCCGCACCGCGAACGTCGCCCGCGCGACGCTCTACCGCCACTTCGCCAGCGCCAACGATCTGCTCGCGGCGGCCTTCCAGGGCCTGCTGCAACCGGCGCCGATGCCGCCGGCCGAGGGCAGTCTGCGCGAGCAGTTGGTCGCCGTCGTGGTCGGCTGGGCGGATCCGATCTCGGAGGTGCCCACCACGCTGGCGGCGATGACGTGGCTCGCGTCGGGTCCGGATCTGGGCCCGTGGGCAGAGGTGCGCGAGGCGGAGACCGGGGGCGCGGTCGGGTCGCTGCGCGAGCGGATCCTGCAGGTGTACGCGGCGCCGTTCGATGCGATCTTCGACAGCCCCCAGGGCGCCGAACTCGATCTCGCCGACGTCGACCGGATCCAGGCGATCGCGCTGCTCATCGGGCCGCTGATCCTGGGCCGGCTGAGCACGCTGGCCGACTTCGACTACCACGCGTGCGCCGAGGCGGCCGTGGACGGTTTCCTGGCCACCCACGGCCGGCGGCGCGGGATCAGCGCAGCTGGTACCGAATCGGCAGGTGCTTGA
- a CDS encoding MFS transporter, which translates to MVDTLAQPEHLSGSSVAALSKGRRIWLLVVACMGVALVISSMIALNTALSDIAVATSATQTQLTWVVDGYTLVLACLLLPAGAIGDRYGRRGALLIGLVIFSLASVAPLMFDSPTQIIVARAVAGAGAAFVMPATLSLLTAAYPKSERNKAVGIWAAVAGSATVIGFLGSGLLLHYWSWQSIFWAFAIAGAAMIALTCTVPSSRESDAAPLDWWGAGLIGAAVAVFVFGVIEAPARGWTDPGVLTCISAGLVLAVVFAFVELRRRFPLLDVRLFGRPDFATGAVGVTLLFFANFGFFFVVIQYIQLVMGYTPLRTAFAIAPLAVPLLVFGVLTPWYLPRMGLRLTVFSGLLILSAGLLCMQLLEVGSTYWDLTWPLLVMSTGIGLCTAPTTSAIMGAVPDEKQGVASAVNDATREIGAALGIAVAGSIFAAQYADALTSRLSAFPPEVRGPAADSPAEALAIAEELGPQGAQLADLTASAFLQAMDSSLFAIAAVVAVAAVFVAIWAPGRNGRQLRVVRRLSRR; encoded by the coding sequence ATGGTCGATACTCTCGCGCAGCCCGAACATCTATCCGGATCCAGCGTGGCCGCACTGAGCAAGGGGCGTCGCATCTGGCTGTTGGTCGTCGCCTGCATGGGTGTCGCGCTCGTCATTTCCTCGATGATCGCGCTCAACACCGCGCTCAGCGATATCGCGGTCGCGACCTCCGCCACACAGACACAGCTGACGTGGGTGGTCGACGGGTACACGCTGGTGCTCGCCTGCCTTCTGCTGCCTGCCGGCGCCATCGGCGATCGTTACGGACGACGCGGCGCACTGCTGATCGGCCTGGTGATCTTCTCCCTGGCGTCGGTGGCTCCGCTGATGTTCGACAGCCCGACACAGATCATCGTGGCCCGCGCGGTCGCCGGCGCGGGCGCTGCCTTCGTGATGCCGGCCACGCTGTCCCTCTTGACGGCGGCCTACCCGAAGTCGGAGCGCAACAAGGCGGTGGGAATCTGGGCGGCCGTCGCCGGATCCGCCACCGTGATCGGATTCCTCGGCTCGGGACTCCTGCTGCACTACTGGTCGTGGCAATCGATCTTCTGGGCCTTCGCGATCGCCGGCGCGGCGATGATCGCGCTCACCTGCACCGTGCCGTCGTCACGCGAGTCGGACGCTGCGCCCTTGGACTGGTGGGGCGCCGGCCTCATCGGCGCCGCAGTCGCGGTGTTCGTCTTCGGTGTCATCGAGGCGCCCGCCCGGGGTTGGACTGATCCCGGCGTGCTCACATGCATATCCGCGGGGCTGGTCCTCGCGGTGGTCTTCGCGTTCGTCGAACTACGCCGCCGATTCCCGCTGCTCGATGTGCGGTTGTTCGGCAGGCCCGACTTCGCCACCGGCGCCGTGGGCGTCACACTGCTGTTCTTCGCGAATTTCGGCTTCTTCTTCGTGGTCATCCAATACATCCAGTTGGTGATGGGTTACACGCCACTGCGAACCGCCTTCGCCATTGCGCCGCTCGCCGTCCCGCTACTCGTCTTCGGTGTGCTCACGCCCTGGTACTTGCCACGGATGGGGTTGCGGCTGACCGTGTTCAGCGGCCTGCTCATCCTCTCTGCTGGTCTGCTGTGCATGCAGCTACTCGAGGTCGGCTCCACCTACTGGGATCTGACCTGGCCGCTGCTCGTCATGAGTACAGGTATCGGGTTGTGTACCGCCCCCACTACTTCGGCGATCATGGGAGCGGTTCCCGACGAGAAGCAGGGTGTCGCATCGGCCGTCAACGACGCCACTCGCGAGATCGGGGCCGCGCTCGGCATCGCCGTGGCGGGTTCGATCTTCGCCGCGCAGTACGCCGATGCGCTGACATCGCGGTTGAGCGCTTTCCCGCCGGAGGTTCGCGGCCCTGCGGCGGATTCGCCGGCGGAGGCCCTGGCCATTGCCGAGGAGCTCGGGCCCCAGGGTGCTCAACTGGCCGATCTGACTGCGTCCGCCTTTCTGCAGGCAATGGATTCCTCGTTGTTCGCGATCGCCGCCGTGGTCGCGGTGGCCGCCGTCTTCGTCGCTATCTGGGCGCCCGGCCGGAATGGACGACAGTTGCGCGTCGTGCGTCGGCTCAGCCGGCGATGA
- the mftG gene encoding mycofactocin dehydrogenase MftG — protein sequence MHSDVVIVGAGSAGSVLAERLSSDPRCRVTVVEAGPAPSDPRVAQQINDGLRLPIGTASSVVRHYTTTLTDAPPRRVQITRGAVVGGSGAVNGGYFCRGLPADFDRWQIPGWAWRDVLDHFRAIETDLDFGGPLHGDDGPINVRRMTDFDGCTAFFVAAAREAGFAWIDDLSGLDADASAAGVGAVPLNVDSGTRVGPGGAFLQPALLRTNVDLLPDTRVVRIRIERGRATAVECAGPAGRSTVTADRVVVCAGAIGSAQLLMVSGIGPAEALRDLAIEVFQDLPVGVAMFDHPEWVIPVGWTPTHDLPPLEAVLTTDSHLEIRPYTSGFAAMVHGPGHDPADRPHIGVALMQPRARGRVMLASADPLVPPVIEHRYDSEPADVADLAAGAELAYELAGGIAESDEPSWSTSQHLAGTAPMGDDDDPRAVLDAQCRVRGVEGLWVVDGSVMPAPTSRGPHATIAMIGHRAAQFIAG from the coding sequence GTGCACAGCGACGTGGTGATCGTCGGTGCCGGAAGCGCAGGATCCGTGCTGGCCGAACGGCTTTCCTCCGATCCGCGGTGTCGGGTGACGGTGGTGGAGGCCGGGCCGGCCCCGTCCGATCCGCGGGTCGCCCAGCAGATCAACGACGGGCTGCGGCTGCCGATCGGCACCGCGAGTTCGGTGGTGCGGCACTATACGACCACGCTCACCGACGCGCCGCCCCGTCGCGTCCAGATCACCCGGGGTGCGGTGGTCGGGGGCTCCGGAGCGGTCAACGGTGGCTACTTCTGCCGCGGCCTCCCCGCCGACTTCGACCGGTGGCAGATCCCCGGCTGGGCTTGGCGCGACGTGCTCGACCACTTCCGGGCGATCGAGACGGATCTGGATTTCGGTGGACCACTGCACGGCGACGACGGGCCCATCAACGTCCGACGGATGACCGATTTCGACGGATGCACCGCATTCTTCGTCGCCGCCGCCCGGGAGGCGGGCTTCGCGTGGATCGACGACCTCAGCGGCCTCGACGCGGATGCGTCCGCGGCGGGCGTGGGTGCGGTGCCGCTGAACGTGGACAGCGGCACCCGCGTCGGGCCGGGCGGCGCGTTCCTGCAGCCCGCGCTGCTCCGGACCAACGTCGACCTACTGCCCGACACTCGTGTCGTGCGGATCCGGATCGAGCGGGGCCGCGCCACCGCGGTGGAGTGCGCCGGCCCGGCGGGCAGGAGCACCGTGACCGCCGACCGTGTCGTGGTGTGCGCGGGCGCAATCGGCAGCGCGCAGTTGCTCATGGTCTCGGGGATAGGACCGGCGGAAGCGCTGCGCGACTTGGCAATCGAGGTTTTTCAGGACCTGCCTGTCGGCGTCGCGATGTTCGACCATCCCGAATGGGTGATCCCGGTGGGATGGACGCCGACGCACGACCTGCCGCCGTTGGAGGCGGTGCTGACCACGGACTCGCACCTCGAGATACGGCCCTACACATCGGGTTTCGCCGCAATGGTGCACGGGCCGGGCCACGATCCCGCCGACCGTCCGCACATCGGGGTCGCGCTGATGCAGCCGCGCGCCAGGGGCAGGGTCATGCTCGCGTCGGCCGATCCACTGGTGCCGCCGGTCATCGAACACCGCTACGACAGTGAACCCGCCGATGTGGCCGACCTCGCCGCAGGGGCCGAGCTCGCATACGAATTGGCCGGCGGGATAGCGGAATCCGACGAGCCGTCCTGGTCGACGTCACAGCATCTGGCCGGTACGGCGCCGATGGGAGACGACGACGATCCGCGTGCGGTGCTCGACGCGCAGTGCCGCGTGCGCGGCGTCGAGGGGTTGTGGGTGGTCGACGGTTCGGTGATGCCCGCCCCCACCAGTCGCGGCCCGCATGCGACGATCGCGATGATCGGCCACCGGGCCGCGCAGTTCATCGCCGGCTGA